From Balneola sp. MJW-20, the proteins below share one genomic window:
- the hisH gene encoding imidazole glycerol phosphate synthase subunit HisH: MSKITIINYGAGNLLSVNNMLKKAGARDALITDKKEDIVKAEKLILPGVGHFDYGMQELNESGLIPILEQRVLTEKIPILGICLGAQLMTEFSEEGNINGLGWVNGKTIAFDKTKLPSGYKIPHMGWNDIFENKETPLFQAVPENPRFYFVHSYHLEMENEKDVWLTANYGYDFCAAYQKENIYACQFHPEKSHKFGLQLMKNFIAL; encoded by the coding sequence ATGTCTAAAATAACTATCATTAACTACGGCGCAGGAAATCTCCTCTCAGTAAATAATATGCTTAAAAAAGCAGGTGCCAGAGATGCGCTTATTACTGACAAAAAAGAAGACATTGTAAAGGCCGAGAAGTTGATACTTCCAGGCGTGGGTCATTTTGATTATGGGATGCAGGAGCTGAATGAAAGTGGTTTAATTCCGATATTAGAGCAACGAGTGTTAACTGAAAAAATACCCATCCTAGGAATTTGTTTGGGAGCGCAATTGATGACGGAATTCAGTGAAGAGGGAAACATAAATGGATTGGGTTGGGTAAACGGAAAAACGATAGCTTTTGACAAGACGAAGCTGCCCAGCGGCTATAAAATTCCGCACATGGGCTGGAATGATATTTTTGAGAATAAAGAAACCCCACTTTTTCAAGCAGTGCCAGAGAACCCAAGGTTCTACTTTGTGCATTCCTACCACCTTGAAATGGAAAACGAAAAGGATGTTTGGTTAACTGCAAATTATGGATACGATTTTTGTGCAGCTTACCAAAAAGAAAACATCTATGCGTGTCAATTTCATCCGGAGAAAAGCCATAAATTTGGGCTCCAACTTATGAAAA